The nucleotide window TGGTCCGATAACACCGACATGCTCGCCTTCATTGATGGCGAAGGTGGCGTCTTCAAATAATACTCTTGAGCCAAAGCCTTTGTGGCCGCCTTGGACTTGTAACAGCGTGATTCCCATAGCAAGAGCACTTTCCTCGAGATCGTTCAGTTGGTCAATCTTTTAGGGGGTGCTGTCTTGAACCGAGGCTTGAATCTAAGAAGAGAGGCATAAGGAATGCCTCTCTGTTTTTTGGATTGAAGAAACGATGCGACACCGGCGCCGGAAGTAGATTTCAAATATTGCCTGTGTAGGCGGGATGAATTGTCCCTCTGTCCTTAGTGCGGTGAAGGCAGACGTTTATTTATTGTTTTTTCTGCTCTCTGCGCGTTTTTCTTTTATACGATTTTTGTCATTAACAAACACGACAGTCGGTTTGTGTTTTTGTGCTTCTTCGAAGCTCAATCCGCAATAAGAGCAGATGATCACAAGATCGCCCTTTTGTACATGGCGAGCCGCCGCTCCGTTGAGGCAGATTTCGCCTTTATTGCCTTTGATCACGTAAGTAGAGAAGCGTGCGCCGTTGTTGCAGTTGTAGATATCAACACGCTCGTTGATCAAAAGACCTGAAGCCTTGATCAGATCCGGGCAAACGCTCACCGAGCCTTCGTAGTTTAGATCAGCACCCGTTACGGTCGCGCGATGAATTTTTGTTCTAAGCATTGAGACATTCATAATATTACCTCTAAGCGCTTTGCTGCTTAAGCAATTAGTTGTTAAGTTGAAGGGCAATCAACATACCTTTTAGGACCAAGTCCGGGATGATCACATCAAAAACTTTTTCTTTTTCAAATAGGGACGAGAAACCGCCCGTGCCGATGACAAAAGGCTTTTCCCCGTGGAAGCACTCTTTGGTCATGCGTTCGATGATTTCCTTCATCGCGCCGACATGGCTGTAATACAAGCCCGATTGAATGCTTTCAATTGTCGAGCGGCCCAGGGCCTCGTGCATAGCAACGATTTCCACTGAAGGAAGTTTCGCTGTTTTGCTTTCCAAGGCCTCCATGCACAAACGAAGACCCGCAACGATGGAACCGCCAAGATAGTCTTTCTCTTTAGTCAATGCGCAGAAGGTTGTCGCCGTGCCGAGATCCACAATCACTACGTTCTGATTTGGATAAAGGTGAGTGGCTGCAATGGAGTTGGCAATACGATCCGCGCCCACTTCCAAAGGGTTGCGGTACTTGACCTTCAAACCTGTTTTCACACCGGCTTGCAAGATGAATGGATTGATATTGAAGTACTTCATGCAGGCGCCACGAAGAGAGTAAATAACTTCTGGAACAACACTGCAGATGGCGATCTGGCGAATCTTCGTGGGGTCGTAGCCGTTCTCGCGAATGGCTGTTCTTAAGAAAATACCAGTCTCGTCTGAAGAGGCGCCGCTCTTTGAGTTTTTACGAAATGACAGGACCATTTTGTCTTTATCAAAAAGTCCTCCGAAAATTTGTGTGTTGCCAACATCCAGGCACAAAATCATAAGTTATCCTTAAGTTCTAAAAAATCAAACTTGTGAATTGAGTTTGTCAAAGTCGTCTTTGGCGATGACTCGAACAAGCTCGCTCGTTAAGCGATCTAAACTTTCACAAGCCACAAAGCCTTCGTGGTTATATAAAGTGAATTTGTGGGTTCTATTAACAATATCAATATCCGTCAAATCATTATGAACGACATAGTCCGCATGGGAGCCTTTAAATAGCTTTTCCACGGCGGCCCGTTTTTGTTCTTCATTGGCATGACTGGTCAGCTTGAAAGCAATCACCTTGAGATCTTTATTTTTTGAATAGTCTTTCAGGCGATCGACAATTTTGTGATTTCGCTGCAAGTGAATCGTCATCGTTTCAGAGTCAGAAGAAACTTTCTTCATTTCCAAAGGACGGTATTTTTGGCCATCAATTTCAATATCAGACACCGAATAGTCGCTGACGGCCGCCGCATGAATGACATGGCTAAAGCTTTCTGTCGAAAGATAGTGTTTTAGCTTTTCATCCAGGCTTGCAAAGCTGACAAAGACATCGCGATGGCTGATATGTTCAGCCTTAGGCGACGAGTGGGCTTGCAACAACGTCACATCAAAACCCATTTGAGTCAGATACTCTGCCAAGGCGATTCCGGTCCGCCCGGAGCTCAGATTTGAGATCACGCGAACAGTATCAATCGGTTCCTGCGTCCCGCCGGCAGTGACTAACACCTTAATTTTAGAAAGCGCTGGTGAGCGAGGGGCGACAGAAGCCGTTTCGGCTTCCGATACCTTAACCTTTAACTTTTCCAGGACAATTTTCAAAATTAAATCCGGCTCAAGCAGTTTGCCGTAGCCATCTTCACCACAAGCAAGAATTCCTGAAGCAGAGTCCAGCACCTCAATACCATAAGTCTTTAGGCTCTCCAGGGACTTTTGTGTCACGGGATGCATATACATGCTGGTATTCATCGCGGGAGCTATTAAG belongs to Bdellovibrio svalbardensis and includes:
- the panD gene encoding aspartate 1-decarboxylase; protein product: MNVSMLRTKIHRATVTGADLNYEGSVSVCPDLIKASGLLINERVDIYNCNNGARFSTYVIKGNKGEICLNGAAARHVQKGDLVIICSYCGLSFEEAQKHKPTVVFVNDKNRIKEKRAESRKNNK
- a CDS encoding type III pantothenate kinase — protein: MILCLDVGNTQIFGGLFDKDKMVLSFRKNSKSGASSDETGIFLRTAIRENGYDPTKIRQIAICSVVPEVIYSLRGACMKYFNINPFILQAGVKTGLKVKYRNPLEVGADRIANSIAATHLYPNQNVVIVDLGTATTFCALTKEKDYLGGSIVAGLRLCMEALESKTAKLPSVEIVAMHEALGRSTIESIQSGLYYSHVGAMKEIIERMTKECFHGEKPFVIGTGGFSSLFEKEKVFDVIIPDLVLKGMLIALQLNN
- the coaBC gene encoding bifunctional phosphopantothenoylcysteine decarboxylase/phosphopantothenate--cysteine ligase CoaBC, whose protein sequence is MSKSKVLFMMTGSIACYKACHVISRLVQAGCEVQVVASPAALKFVGNATLEGLTGKPVVSDMYASGNVMDHIHLMRWADLILVAPATANFINKAAQGIGDDLLSTLFLAHDFKKPFLIAPAMNTSMYMHPVTQKSLESLKTYGIEVLDSASGILACGEDGYGKLLEPDLILKIVLEKLKVKVSEAETASVAPRSPALSKIKVLVTAGGTQEPIDTVRVISNLSSGRTGIALAEYLTQMGFDVTLLQAHSSPKAEHISHRDVFVSFASLDEKLKHYLSTESFSHVIHAAAVSDYSVSDIEIDGQKYRPLEMKKVSSDSETMTIHLQRNHKIVDRLKDYSKNKDLKVIAFKLTSHANEEQKRAAVEKLFKGSHADYVVHNDLTDIDIVNRTHKFTLYNHEGFVACESLDRLTSELVRVIAKDDFDKLNSQV